A genomic stretch from Bacillus sp. N1-1 includes:
- the ileS gene encoding isoleucine--tRNA ligase translates to MSFKETLLMPKTKFPMRGNLPNKEPDMQKEWENINLYAKVQERTKDRPLFVLHDGPPYANGDIHMGHAENKVLKDIIVRYKSMNGFNAPYVPGWDTHGLPIEQALTKKGVDRKKLTVAEFRKKCEEYALKQVDRQREQFKRLGVRGDWDNPYITLHKGYEAQQIKVFGEMAKRGYIYKDKKTVYWSPTSESALAEAEIEYHDKRSPSIYVAFDVKDGKGVLAGDEKFIIWTTTPWTIPSNLAIALNEKFEYSVVDADGTKYVVATELVDQLKEEFEWTNVSEVKRVKGSELEYVTAQHPIYDRESLVILGDHVTLDAGTGCVHTAPGHGEDDYLIGRKYKLDILCPVDEKGVFTDEAPGFEGMFYDKANKPITEKLEEAGALVKLTFFTHSYPHDWRTKKPIIFRATEQWFASIKEFRPELLQAVADVNWFPTWGEIRLHNMVKDREDWCISRQRAWGVPIPVFYGENNEPIITDETISHVSDLFREHGSNIWFEWDAIDLLPEGFTSGHSPNGEFRKEMDIMDVWFDSGSSHQAVLEERSDLVRPADLYLEGSDQYRGWFNSSLSTAVAVTGKAPYKAVLSHGFILDGEGKKMSKSLGNTMVPNDVMKQLGADILRLWVSSADYQADVRVSDDILKQVAEVYRKIRNTFRFMLGNLEGFDPAQHQVAYENLGELDQYMLVKLNNLVSKVKKAYDEYQFLTVYNTIHNFFTIEMSSFYLDIAKDTLYIEHEDHPKRRAIQTVLYQTAVALTKLLSPIIPHTAEEVWQYVPGENEELVQLSDMPEVKDFEGTADLEQKWDHVMELRDEVLKALEEARNEKKIGKSLTAQLHIYADNGTKDLLEGVANLEKLFIVSGATVAGTKAEAPAEAKVYEELAISVSPAEGETCERCWQVKTDVGTDSEYPTLCASCAETVKNHY, encoded by the coding sequence ATGAGCTTTAAAGAAACGCTCTTAATGCCAAAAACAAAATTTCCGATGAGAGGAAATTTACCAAATAAAGAGCCTGACATGCAAAAAGAATGGGAAAATATTAACCTTTATGCAAAAGTACAGGAAAGAACGAAAGACCGTCCATTGTTTGTGCTCCACGATGGCCCTCCATATGCGAATGGTGACATTCATATGGGCCACGCTGAAAACAAAGTGTTGAAAGATATCATCGTTCGTTATAAATCAATGAACGGTTTCAATGCACCTTACGTTCCAGGGTGGGATACACATGGACTTCCAATTGAGCAGGCGTTAACAAAAAAAGGCGTCGATCGTAAAAAGTTAACGGTAGCTGAATTTAGAAAGAAATGTGAAGAGTACGCATTAAAACAAGTCGATCGCCAGCGCGAACAGTTTAAGCGTCTTGGTGTTCGAGGCGATTGGGATAATCCATACATCACACTTCATAAAGGCTACGAAGCTCAACAAATCAAAGTGTTCGGTGAAATGGCGAAGCGCGGTTATATCTACAAAGATAAGAAAACCGTTTACTGGTCTCCAACTTCTGAATCAGCATTAGCAGAAGCTGAAATCGAGTATCATGATAAGCGCTCCCCATCCATCTATGTTGCATTTGATGTAAAAGACGGTAAAGGTGTGCTGGCAGGGGATGAGAAGTTTATTATCTGGACAACAACTCCATGGACGATCCCATCTAACCTTGCGATTGCGTTAAATGAGAAGTTTGAGTACAGTGTTGTTGATGCTGACGGCACAAAATACGTCGTTGCAACAGAGCTTGTTGATCAATTAAAAGAAGAGTTTGAATGGACGAACGTAAGTGAAGTGAAGCGCGTTAAAGGTAGCGAGCTTGAATACGTAACAGCTCAGCATCCGATCTATGACCGTGAGTCTCTCGTTATTCTTGGTGATCATGTAACACTTGACGCTGGTACAGGATGTGTTCATACGGCTCCTGGACACGGGGAAGATGACTACTTGATCGGACGAAAGTATAAACTTGATATCCTCTGCCCGGTTGATGAAAAAGGTGTCTTTACCGATGAAGCTCCTGGATTTGAAGGGATGTTCTATGATAAAGCGAATAAGCCAATTACAGAGAAGCTTGAAGAAGCTGGAGCCCTTGTAAAGCTTACGTTCTTCACGCACTCTTATCCACATGATTGGCGTACGAAGAAACCAATTATCTTCCGTGCAACGGAACAATGGTTTGCTTCTATTAAAGAGTTTCGTCCAGAGCTACTTCAAGCTGTGGCAGATGTGAATTGGTTCCCTACTTGGGGCGAGATTCGCCTTCACAATATGGTAAAAGATCGTGAAGATTGGTGTATCTCTCGTCAACGTGCATGGGGCGTTCCAATCCCAGTATTTTATGGCGAAAATAATGAGCCAATCATTACAGATGAAACAATTTCTCACGTATCAGACCTATTCCGTGAACACGGATCTAACATCTGGTTCGAGTGGGATGCAATAGACCTTCTTCCTGAAGGATTTACTTCAGGGCACAGTCCAAACGGAGAATTCCGGAAAGAAATGGACATTATGGACGTTTGGTTTGATTCAGGTTCATCTCACCAGGCTGTACTAGAAGAGCGTAGCGATCTCGTTCGTCCTGCAGATTTGTATCTTGAAGGTTCTGATCAGTATCGTGGCTGGTTTAACTCATCTCTTTCTACAGCCGTAGCTGTAACTGGAAAAGCACCTTATAAAGCGGTTCTAAGCCACGGCTTCATCCTCGATGGTGAAGGAAAGAAAATGAGTAAATCTCTTGGAAACACAATGGTACCAAATGATGTCATGAAGCAATTAGGCGCAGATATTCTTCGTCTATGGGTATCATCAGCTGATTACCAGGCTGACGTGCGGGTATCAGATGATATTTTAAAACAAGTAGCTGAAGTATACCGTAAGATTCGTAATACGTTCCGCTTTATGCTCGGTAATTTGGAAGGCTTTGATCCAGCTCAGCATCAAGTCGCTTATGAAAATCTAGGTGAACTTGATCAGTATATGCTAGTGAAGCTGAACAACTTAGTGTCAAAAGTGAAGAAAGCTTACGATGAGTATCAATTCTTAACGGTTTATAACACGATTCATAACTTCTTTACGATTGAAATGAGTTCGTTCTATCTTGATATTGCAAAAGATACGCTTTACATCGAGCATGAAGATCATCCGAAGCGCCGTGCGATTCAAACAGTTCTTTATCAGACGGCTGTAGCGTTAACGAAACTTCTTTCTCCAATTATTCCCCATACAGCTGAGGAAGTATGGCAGTATGTTCCTGGTGAAAACGAAGAATTAGTACAGCTATCGGATATGCCGGAAGTGAAGGATTTTGAAGGGACAGCAGATCTTGAACAGAAATGGGATCATGTGATGGAACTTCGTGATGAAGTGCTAAAAGCATTAGAAGAAGCGCGTAACGAGAAGAAAATTGGTAAGTCGTTAACCGCTCAGCTTCATATTTACGCTGATAATGGTACGAAAGATTTGCTTGAAGGCGTAGCGAATCTTGAGAAGCTCTTTATCGTATCTGGTGCTACAGTTGCCGGTACGAAGGCTGAAGCACCTGCAGAAGCAAAAGTATATGAAGAACTAGCGATCTCTGTTTCACCTGCTGAAGGAGAAACGTGTGAGCGCTGCTGGCAAGTGAAAACGGATGTTGGCACTGATAGCGAGTACCCAACTCTTTGCGCTAGCTGTGCTGAAACTGTTAAAAATCATTACTAA
- the lspA gene encoding signal peptidase II, translating into MWKYLIAIGIIVLDQWTKWLVVKYMEYGENITLIDGFLSLTSHRNRGAAFGILQGQMIFFYIITIFVIGAVIYYMRQYKHSRFVSVTLALILGGAIGNFIDRVLRGEVVDFVNTFIFSYDFPIFNVADASLVVGVILIFIGTIFESKQAKGEN; encoded by the coding sequence GTGTGGAAATATCTCATAGCCATTGGCATCATTGTACTTGATCAGTGGACCAAATGGCTTGTTGTGAAGTATATGGAATATGGTGAAAACATAACGTTGATCGATGGTTTTCTTTCTCTCACATCTCATCGAAACCGGGGCGCGGCCTTCGGAATCCTTCAAGGACAGATGATTTTCTTTTATATTATTACGATTTTCGTCATTGGAGCGGTTATTTATTATATGAGACAGTATAAGCATAGCCGTTTCGTTAGTGTAACGCTGGCGCTCATACTTGGCGGCGCAATTGGGAACTTTATTGATCGAGTACTTCGAGGAGAAGTGGTGGATTTTGTAAACACGTTCATCTTCTCTTATGACTTTCCGATATTTAACGTTGCCGATGCATCCCTTGTTGTAGGGGTTATACTCATTTTTATCGGAACCATTTTTGAAAGTAAGCAGGCTAAAGGGGAAAACTAA
- a CDS encoding RluA family pseudouridine synthase has product MEKFTFKVAEEEKGERIDKLITSYESDWSRSQVQTWIKEKNIQVNGEAVKGNYKATAGDEIEVTVPEPEELEIVAENLNLEIVYEDADVLVVNKPRGMVVHPAPGHASGTLVNGLMYQVNDLSGINGVVRPGIVHRIDKDTSGLLMVAKNDKAHESLVKQLQAKTVNRLYTAIVHGNIQHDVGTIDAPIGRDRQDRQKMTVTDENSRDAVTHFRVLERYQQYTYVECKLETGRTHQIRVHMKYIDHPVAGDPKYGPRRKSLPIDGQALHAGVLGFRHPVTEEWLEFSAPIPEDIERLLKRLRQD; this is encoded by the coding sequence ATGGAAAAATTCACATTTAAAGTAGCAGAAGAAGAAAAAGGTGAGCGAATTGATAAGCTCATTACTTCTTATGAAAGCGACTGGTCACGTAGCCAGGTTCAAACTTGGATCAAAGAAAAAAACATTCAAGTAAATGGTGAAGCAGTAAAAGGCAATTATAAAGCAACAGCAGGCGATGAAATCGAAGTAACCGTTCCAGAGCCTGAGGAGTTAGAAATTGTTGCGGAGAACTTAAATCTTGAGATCGTTTATGAAGATGCAGATGTTCTTGTCGTGAATAAGCCTCGTGGAATGGTTGTTCATCCTGCACCGGGCCACGCTAGCGGCACGCTTGTAAATGGACTAATGTATCAAGTGAACGACCTAAGCGGCATTAATGGCGTTGTTCGCCCTGGGATTGTGCACAGAATCGATAAAGATACATCAGGTTTGTTGATGGTTGCTAAGAACGATAAGGCGCATGAATCACTCGTAAAGCAACTGCAAGCCAAAACAGTTAACAGACTATATACGGCCATTGTACATGGCAATATTCAGCACGATGTAGGCACGATTGATGCTCCAATCGGACGAGATCGGCAAGATCGTCAAAAAATGACGGTGACGGATGAGAATAGTCGCGACGCTGTAACGCATTTTCGTGTGCTTGAGCGGTATCAGCAATATACGTATGTGGAGTGTAAGCTTGAAACAGGTCGGACGCATCAAATCCGCGTGCACATGAAGTATATCGATCATCCTGTCGCAGGGGACCCGAAATACGGACCAAGAAGAAAGTCGCTTCCAATTGACGGTCAGGCGCTACATGCAGGAGTACTAGGTTTTCGTCACCCCGTAACGGAAGAGTGGCTTGAATTCTCAGCACCTATTCCTGAAGATATCGAACGCTTATTAAAAAGACTTAGACAAGATTAA
- the pyrR gene encoding bifunctional pyr operon transcriptional regulator/uracil phosphoribosyltransferase PyrR, with the protein MENKRILLDDQAIRRALTRIAHEILERNKGIENTMLVGIKTRGIYLAERLAERIEQIEGSAISVGEVDITMYRDDLTHKNEDQDPLIKGTSISKDVSDQKVILIDDVLYTGRTVRAAMDALMDLGRPSQIQLAVLVDRGHRELPIRPDYVGKNVPTSKEEIIEVALTEVDDFDQVSLTQS; encoded by the coding sequence ATGGAAAACAAGCGAATTTTGCTAGATGATCAAGCGATTCGAAGAGCACTAACAAGAATTGCACATGAAATACTAGAACGCAATAAAGGCATCGAAAATACAATGCTTGTTGGAATAAAAACCCGAGGCATCTATTTAGCTGAAAGGTTAGCTGAACGAATTGAGCAAATCGAAGGCTCGGCGATTTCAGTAGGAGAAGTGGACATCACGATGTATCGCGATGACTTAACTCACAAAAATGAAGATCAAGATCCGCTGATTAAAGGAACAAGCATATCAAAAGATGTGAGCGATCAGAAAGTGATTCTCATTGATGACGTCCTTTATACCGGTAGAACCGTTCGTGCAGCAATGGACGCCTTAATGGATCTCGGTCGTCCATCACAAATTCAATTAGCTGTGCTGGTGGATCGCGGACATAGAGAATTACCGATTCGACCTGATTACGTTGGCAAGAACGTGCCAACATCAAAAGAAGAAATCATTGAAGTTGCCCTTACAGAAGTAGATGACTTTGATCAAGTTAGCTTAACACAATCATAA
- a CDS encoding solute carrier family 23 protein produces the protein MKQVLGIRDVPKPSSWLTLSLQHLFAMFGATILVPFLVGLDPAVALVSSGLGTLAYLLITKGRIPAYLGSSFAFIAPIISAVSLHGPEGAMIGSFFAGIVYGLVAIGIRALGLNWLLKLLPPIVVGPVIMVIGLGLAGTAIDMAMNNPATEAYSGTHFTVALVTLGVTILASMFLRGFFSLIPILIGIVSGYTFAYFMGIVDLTPIKEASFFQMPDFIIPFADYNPVDVFSWEILFIMVPIAVVTIAEHIGDQMVLSKVAGKNFLKTPGLHRSILGDGVATMISSCLGGPPNTTYGENIGVLAITRVFSVFVIGGAAVLALMFGFVGKVTALISTIPTAVMGGVSILLFGIIASSGLRMLIDNKIDLGEKRNLIISSVILVIGVGGAFIQVSDNLQIAGMALATIIGIALNLILPGGSSQQSVEKMFEEDLENNEPAA, from the coding sequence ATGAAACAAGTACTAGGAATTCGAGACGTTCCAAAACCATCAAGTTGGCTTACATTAAGCTTACAGCATTTATTCGCCATGTTTGGCGCAACGATATTAGTTCCGTTTCTCGTCGGTCTTGATCCGGCCGTGGCTCTTGTCTCAAGTGGACTTGGTACACTAGCGTATCTCTTAATTACGAAAGGTCGAATTCCTGCTTATCTCGGCTCATCATTCGCCTTCATAGCACCAATCATATCAGCGGTATCATTGCATGGCCCTGAAGGAGCGATGATCGGAAGCTTTTTTGCAGGAATTGTTTACGGATTAGTTGCGATCGGAATTCGAGCACTTGGCTTAAACTGGCTCTTAAAGCTGCTGCCACCGATCGTTGTAGGACCGGTCATTATGGTTATTGGACTCGGGCTTGCGGGAACGGCGATTGACATGGCCATGAACAACCCGGCGACGGAAGCCTATAGCGGCACGCACTTTACTGTCGCACTTGTTACGCTTGGGGTTACCATTCTTGCTTCGATGTTTTTAAGAGGATTTTTCAGCCTGATCCCAATCTTAATCGGCATTGTATCAGGATATACATTTGCTTACTTTATGGGCATTGTTGACTTAACACCAATTAAAGAAGCTTCATTCTTTCAAATGCCAGACTTTATCATCCCGTTTGCGGATTACAATCCAGTAGACGTCTTCTCATGGGAAATCTTGTTCATTATGGTTCCCATCGCTGTTGTCACGATCGCTGAACACATTGGCGATCAGATGGTCTTAAGTAAAGTAGCCGGAAAAAACTTCTTAAAAACACCAGGTCTTCACCGTTCTATTCTTGGTGACGGCGTAGCGACAATGATTTCATCTTGTCTTGGTGGACCGCCAAACACAACTTACGGCGAAAACATCGGAGTGCTTGCCATTACACGCGTGTTCAGCGTCTTCGTCATAGGAGGAGCCGCCGTGCTCGCACTCATGTTCGGCTTCGTAGGAAAAGTAACGGCGCTTATCTCAACAATTCCAACGGCCGTCATGGGCGGAGTTTCAATCCTTCTGTTTGGAATTATTGCTTCTTCAGGCCTACGCATGCTAATCGATAACAAAATCGATCTTGGAGAAAAGCGAAACTTGATTATCTCCTCTGTTATTCTTGTCATCGGTGTAGGTGGTGCCTTCATCCAGGTAAGTGATAACTTGCAAATTGCTGGCATGGCTCTAGCTACGATTATCGGTATTGCGCTAAACTTGATACTGCCTGGAGGAAGCTCACAGCAATCAGTAGAAAAAATGTTCGAAGAAGATCTTGAAAACAATGAACCAGCTGCATAG
- a CDS encoding aspartate carbamoyltransferase catalytic subunit, translating into MKHLLDMTSLTLDQIQEILLQAERLRKGKSLQTQEPVFIANLFFEPSTRTRFSFEVAEKKLGYEVLNFETSSSSVQKGETLYDTIKTLEAIGVSAVVVRHKDEKYFAPLLEKTTMSIINAGDGCGHHPTQSLLDLLTIRQEFKRFEGLHVVIAGDIKHSRVARSNAHVLKRLGAKVSFSGPPEWQDETMNEFPFVTIDEAAEQADVLMLLRIQNERHERKSDTGSYLESYGLTIEREKRMKKHSIIMHPAPVNRGVEIDTTLVECERSRIFKQMENGVYVRMACLNLVLQPTQKGMVV; encoded by the coding sequence GTGAAGCATTTACTTGATATGACGTCTCTTACACTAGATCAAATTCAGGAGATATTACTACAGGCTGAGCGTTTACGAAAAGGAAAAAGTCTTCAAACCCAGGAACCTGTATTTATTGCCAATCTCTTTTTTGAGCCTTCTACAAGAACGAGATTTAGTTTTGAAGTAGCAGAAAAGAAATTGGGATATGAAGTGTTGAATTTTGAAACTTCCTCATCCAGTGTGCAAAAAGGAGAAACGCTGTACGACACGATCAAGACGCTTGAAGCAATTGGTGTTAGCGCAGTGGTCGTTAGGCACAAGGATGAAAAGTATTTCGCACCTTTACTTGAAAAAACGACGATGTCGATCATTAATGCTGGAGACGGATGTGGTCATCATCCAACACAATCTTTACTTGATCTTCTAACCATTCGGCAGGAGTTCAAGAGATTTGAAGGCCTTCACGTTGTGATAGCTGGAGATATAAAGCATAGCCGAGTGGCGCGCTCAAATGCTCACGTATTAAAACGATTGGGGGCAAAGGTAAGCTTCTCCGGCCCACCTGAATGGCAAGATGAAACAATGAATGAATTTCCATTCGTAACGATAGATGAAGCAGCGGAACAGGCAGACGTTCTCATGCTTCTCCGTATCCAAAATGAACGACACGAAAGAAAAAGCGACACGGGTTCTTATCTTGAGTCGTATGGGTTAACAATCGAGCGAGAGAAGAGAATGAAGAAACATAGCATCATCATGCATCCTGCACCGGTTAATCGAGGCGTTGAAATTGATACAACGTTAGTGGAATGCGAGCGCTCAAGAATTTTTAAACAGATGGAAAACGGTGTTTATGTTCGAATGGCCTGCTTGAATTTAGTTCTACAACCTACACAGAAAGGGATGGTCGTGTAA
- a CDS encoding dihydroorotase, with the protein MLIQNAKLVNEAGELMEQDVLVNEEGRIEKIAKGIEKGAHETFDAKGNLLVPGLVDLHVHLREPGGEHKETIETGTKAAAKGGFTTIAAMPNTRPVPDNIDTMDKLMERIKETASVRVLPYGAITTRQLGEELTNFKGLQTSGAFALTDDGVGVQNAGMMLEAMKRAAASNLSIVAHCEENTLINGGSVHEGHFSKENGLNGIPSVCEAVHIARDVLLAEAAGVHYHVCHISTKESVRVVRDAKRAGVNVTAEVTPHHLLLSEDDIPGLDTNYKMNPPLRSKEDREALLEGLLDGTIDFIATDHAPHSQDEKAQSMEKAPFGIVGLETAFPLLYTHFVEKGTFTLKQLVDWLTVKPARAFGLEYGTLASGVQADMTIINLTEEEDINPELFVSKGKNTPFNGWPCKGWPVATFVNGKIVFEKGSDQ; encoded by the coding sequence ATGCTAATCCAAAACGCGAAACTAGTAAACGAAGCTGGAGAATTGATGGAGCAGGATGTTCTTGTAAATGAGGAAGGACGAATTGAAAAAATCGCAAAAGGGATTGAAAAAGGAGCACATGAAACGTTTGATGCAAAAGGAAATCTTCTCGTTCCTGGTCTTGTTGATCTCCACGTTCATTTAAGAGAACCTGGCGGCGAGCATAAAGAGACAATTGAAACGGGAACGAAAGCTGCAGCAAAAGGTGGATTTACAACTATAGCGGCGATGCCGAATACAAGACCTGTTCCAGATAATATAGATACGATGGACAAATTGATGGAACGAATTAAGGAAACGGCTAGCGTACGGGTCCTTCCATACGGAGCGATTACAACGAGACAGCTTGGTGAAGAGCTTACGAATTTTAAAGGATTACAAACTAGCGGTGCATTTGCGTTAACGGACGATGGCGTTGGTGTACAGAACGCAGGAATGATGCTAGAAGCGATGAAGCGTGCGGCAGCTAGTAACCTATCCATTGTTGCTCACTGCGAAGAAAATACGTTGATCAATGGCGGAAGCGTTCATGAAGGGCATTTTTCTAAAGAAAACGGATTAAACGGTATCCCGTCAGTATGTGAAGCGGTACATATTGCAAGAGACGTACTGCTCGCTGAAGCAGCAGGCGTACATTATCACGTTTGTCATATTAGCACGAAAGAATCCGTACGCGTCGTTCGCGATGCGAAACGGGCCGGGGTTAACGTCACTGCAGAGGTGACACCTCATCATTTGCTTCTATCAGAAGATGACATCCCTGGACTTGATACAAATTATAAAATGAATCCTCCGTTACGCTCGAAGGAAGATCGAGAGGCCCTACTTGAAGGACTGCTCGATGGGACAATCGATTTTATTGCAACAGATCATGCCCCACATTCACAGGATGAAAAGGCACAATCAATGGAAAAAGCACCGTTTGGCATCGTTGGACTGGAGACAGCCTTTCCGCTTCTTTACACTCATTTTGTTGAAAAAGGGACGTTTACGCTCAAGCAACTTGTGGATTGGTTAACGGTTAAGCCAGCGCGCGCATTTGGCTTAGAATACGGCACGCTTGCGAGTGGCGTACAAGCCGATATGACCATTATTAATTTAACAGAGGAAGAGGATATTAATCCGGAGTTATTTGTCTCAAAAGGGAAAAACACTCCATTTAATGGGTGGCCGTGCAAAGGATGGCCAGTCGCAACATTTGTAAATGGAAAAATTGTGTTTGAAAAGGGGAGCGATCAATGA
- a CDS encoding carbamoyl phosphate synthase small subunit — MKRQLILEDGSIFVGKAFGSDIEKSGEVVFNTGMTGYQEILSDPSYCAQIVTLTYPLIGNYGINRDDFESINPSVHGLIVKEATAAPSYWRNEMTLDELLRVKGIPGLEGIDTRKLTKLIRSNGTLKGKMCSMDVDPEKIARDLRETPLKRDQVKQVSIKAPYASPGRGFRIVLVDFGMKHGILRELTKRKCDVVVVPYNTSAEDILRLNPDGVMLSNGPGDPKDVPEAVEMINGILGKIPLFGICLGHQLFALACGAESEKMKFGHRGSNHPVMDLSTKRVAITSQNHGYTIAPETIENTELIVTHVAVNDGSIEGVKHKEYAAFSVQYHPEASPGPEDSNELFDDFIAMITTFKGEKTYA; from the coding sequence ATGAAAAGACAGCTAATACTAGAAGATGGATCCATTTTTGTAGGAAAAGCATTTGGGAGTGACATCGAAAAAAGCGGTGAAGTTGTTTTTAACACAGGCATGACAGGCTATCAAGAAATTTTATCAGATCCTTCTTACTGTGCTCAAATCGTCACGCTTACGTATCCGTTAATCGGAAACTACGGCATTAACCGAGATGATTTTGAATCGATTAACCCATCTGTACACGGCCTTATCGTTAAAGAAGCAACGGCTGCGCCAAGCTATTGGAGAAATGAAATGACGCTTGATGAACTGCTTCGTGTGAAAGGCATTCCCGGGCTAGAAGGAATTGATACAAGAAAGCTAACAAAGCTTATTCGTTCGAATGGAACACTAAAAGGAAAGATGTGTAGCATGGACGTCGATCCAGAAAAAATTGCACGTGATCTAAGAGAAACCCCGTTAAAACGAGATCAGGTGAAGCAGGTTTCCATTAAAGCACCATACGCAAGTCCAGGACGGGGCTTCCGTATTGTTCTTGTCGATTTTGGGATGAAGCACGGCATTCTGAGAGAATTAACAAAGCGTAAATGTGATGTGGTTGTCGTTCCGTACAATACGTCAGCGGAAGATATTCTTCGCCTAAACCCTGATGGCGTCATGCTTAGTAACGGTCCTGGGGACCCGAAAGATGTTCCCGAGGCTGTAGAGATGATCAACGGCATTCTTGGTAAAATCCCGCTCTTTGGCATTTGTCTTGGTCATCAGCTATTTGCCCTTGCTTGCGGAGCGGAATCAGAGAAAATGAAGTTTGGCCATAGAGGGTCGAATCACCCGGTAATGGATTTATCAACAAAACGCGTGGCGATTACTTCTCAAAATCACGGCTATACGATCGCACCTGAAACGATAGAGAATACGGAGTTAATTGTCACACATGTGGCAGTAAACGATGGTTCAATTGAAGGGGTTAAACATAAGGAGTATGCAGCTTTCAGTGTGCAATACCATCCAGAAGCTTCACCTGGACCTGAAGATTCCAATGAACTTTTTGACGACTTTATCGCGATGATTACAACATTCAAGGGGGAAAAAACATATGCCTAA